From Actinomycetota bacterium, a single genomic window includes:
- a CDS encoding DNA polymerase IV — MDAFYASVEQRDDPSLRGRPVVVGGAGTRGVVAAASYEARRFGIHSAMPMVRARRLCPSLVVVPPDFRRYRDASDEVMRVFRSVTPLVEPLSLDEAFLDVTGAVRLFGPPRAIADRIRAEVRASVDLPCSIGIAPNKFLAKLCSAKAKPDGVLHLHVDEVEAFLRPLPVSDLWGAGPKTVERLRSYGFRSVGQLADCDLRTLQRVLGDATGSHLYRLAQGRDARAVVPDEAAKSVSAEETFDEDIDDPALLRTLILGLAERVGRRLRASGLAGRTVTLKVRFATFDTITRSSTLDLPTDRTHDVADLARELFDGLRLERVRVRLLGVGVSNLTDGDAARQLSLDADPRWEDLERASDLARDRFGGAAVTFASLLDHEQELRSSNRDDLRDLDRDSGDER, encoded by the coding sequence ATGGACGCCTTCTACGCCTCGGTCGAGCAGCGCGACGACCCCTCGTTGCGCGGCCGCCCCGTCGTGGTCGGGGGAGCCGGTACGCGTGGTGTCGTCGCCGCGGCCAGCTACGAGGCACGACGGTTCGGGATCCACTCCGCGATGCCGATGGTGCGCGCGCGCCGGTTGTGTCCATCACTGGTGGTCGTGCCGCCGGACTTCCGCCGCTACCGCGACGCCTCCGACGAGGTGATGCGCGTGTTCCGATCGGTCACGCCGCTGGTGGAGCCGCTGTCGCTCGACGAGGCGTTCCTCGACGTGACGGGTGCCGTGCGGCTCTTCGGTCCCCCACGTGCCATCGCCGACCGCATCCGCGCCGAGGTCCGCGCCAGCGTCGATCTGCCTTGCTCCATCGGGATCGCACCGAACAAGTTCCTCGCCAAGCTGTGCTCGGCCAAGGCGAAGCCGGATGGCGTGCTGCATCTCCACGTCGACGAGGTCGAGGCGTTCCTCCGCCCTCTCCCGGTCAGCGACCTGTGGGGCGCCGGCCCGAAAACGGTCGAGCGCCTGCGCAGCTACGGCTTCCGTAGCGTGGGCCAGCTCGCCGATTGCGACCTGCGCACCCTCCAGCGCGTCCTCGGCGATGCCACCGGCAGCCACCTGTACCGGCTCGCGCAGGGTCGGGATGCCCGTGCCGTCGTGCCCGACGAGGCGGCCAAGAGCGTCTCGGCGGAGGAGACGTTCGATGAGGACATCGACGATCCGGCGCTGCTGCGCACGCTCATCCTCGGTCTCGCCGAGCGGGTCGGGCGGCGGCTGCGTGCATCCGGCCTCGCGGGCAGGACGGTCACGCTCAAGGTCAGGTTCGCGACGTTCGACACGATCACGCGCTCGTCGACCCTCGACCTGCCCACCGACCGGACCCACGACGTGGCCGACCTCGCTCGCGAGCTGTTCGATGGGTTGCGACTCGAGCGTGTCCGGGTCCGTCTGCTCGGCGTCGGGGTCTCCAACCTCACCGACGGTGATGCGGCCCGTCAGCTCTCGCTCGACGCGGACCCCCGCTGGGAGGATCTTGAACGCGCCAGCGACCTGGCCCGCGACCGGTTCGGGGGCGCGGCGGTCACGTTCGCATCGCTGCTCGACCACGAGCAGGAGCTTCGTTCATCCAACCGCGATGATCTTCGCGACCTGGATCGGGACTCAGGAGACGAACGGTAG
- a CDS encoding enoyl-CoA hydratase/isomerase family protein → MGEVVSYEIVDRVAVITIERPEKKNAMNMEVFDGLRERAGQAASDEAAGAVLVRGAGGVFSSGIDISVFSGWSEATAGDDAEALGAALLDRLQGAFTAIEEIDKPVVAAIEGYCFGGGLQLAIACHVRAVAASAELSVLEGKWGIIPDLGATHRLARLIGLGRATELALTTRRVDADEALRIGLAEVRLDGDDPQDRALSYAVQLGSGPAALRRMPRLFRENWYRAPNDALAEDGRVQLEVMSGPDFQEAVVARFEGREPRYTGR, encoded by the coding sequence GTGGGAGAAGTCGTCTCGTACGAGATCGTGGACCGCGTCGCGGTGATCACCATCGAGCGGCCCGAGAAGAAGAACGCGATGAACATGGAGGTCTTCGACGGTCTGCGTGAGCGCGCCGGTCAGGCGGCCTCCGACGAAGCCGCAGGTGCGGTGCTCGTTCGGGGGGCGGGCGGGGTCTTCTCCAGCGGCATCGACATCTCGGTCTTCTCGGGGTGGTCCGAGGCGACCGCTGGGGACGACGCCGAAGCGCTCGGGGCGGCCCTCCTCGACCGCCTGCAGGGCGCGTTCACGGCGATCGAGGAGATCGACAAGCCGGTGGTCGCGGCCATCGAGGGCTACTGCTTCGGCGGTGGACTGCAGCTCGCGATCGCGTGCCACGTTCGCGCGGTCGCTGCGTCCGCGGAGCTGTCCGTGCTCGAGGGCAAGTGGGGGATCATCCCCGACCTCGGTGCCACGCACCGCCTCGCTCGTCTCATCGGCCTGGGCCGGGCGACGGAGCTCGCGCTCACGACGCGGCGGGTCGACGCTGACGAGGCGCTGCGCATCGGGCTCGCCGAGGTACGGCTGGATGGCGACGACCCACAGGATCGCGCGCTGAGCTACGCGGTGCAGCTCGGTTCGGGGCCCGCGGCGCTCAGGCGGATGCCGCGGCTGTTCCGAGAGAACTGGTACCGCGCCCCGAACGACGCGCTCGCCGAGGACGGTCGCGTCCAGCTCGAGGTGATGTCGGGCCCGGACTTCCAGGAGGCCGTGGTCGCGCGCTTCGAGGGCCGCGAGCCGCGCTACACGGGACGATGA
- a CDS encoding flagellar FlbD family protein, producing the protein MVLVHRMDGEAVFLNPDLIELVEVVGQATRITLVDGRSVEVSETPSAIADRVRDFRAAVLVEAERQAGIGGVALRALPDLDP; encoded by the coding sequence GTGGTCCTCGTCCACCGCATGGATGGCGAGGCGGTGTTCCTGAACCCCGACCTCATCGAGCTCGTCGAGGTGGTCGGTCAGGCAACACGGATCACGCTCGTCGACGGTCGGTCGGTGGAGGTCAGCGAGACGCCGTCCGCGATCGCCGATCGGGTGCGTGATTTCCGTGCCGCCGTCCTCGTCGAGGCTGAACGTCAGGCTGGTATCGGGGGGGTCGCGTTGCGCGCCCTGCCCGATCTCGACCCCTGA